One window from the genome of Cricetulus griseus strain 17A/GY chromosome 2, alternate assembly CriGri-PICRH-1.0, whole genome shotgun sequence encodes:
- the Tmem201 gene encoding transmembrane protein 201 isoform X2, which produces MEGVSALLASYPTAGLAGGLGITACAAAGVLLYRIARRVKPTHTVVNCWFCNQDTLVPYGNRNCWDCPHCEQYNGFQENGDYNKPIPAQYMEHLNHVVSGAPSPRDPTQPQQWVSSQVLLCRRCSHHQTTKIKQLAAFTPREEGRYDEEIEVYRHHLEQMYKLCRPCQAAVEYYIKHQNRQLRALLLSHQFRRREVDQAHGQSLSSSAMRAPFQVILLRALAFLACAFLLSTTLYGPSEPFTTGAVLPPALPPGGNSSAASDNTTTQAEGWQQLLSLLPAHTTEKLHEAWAFGQSHQTGIVAGGLLTCLLAMILAGRIRLRRIDAFSTCLWALLLGLHLAEQYLQAASPSWLDTLKLSTTSLCCLVGFTAAVATRKATGPRRFRPRRYFSGDSASLFPSSPSLAMPCPSITTSPASLFIPTPPGFLPLTKQQLFRSPRRVSPSSLPGRLNRALSLGTIPSLTRTDSGYLFSGSRPPSRVSPPGEVSLSDYFSLLSSSFPAPPLASPAPSVASSMASSSGSLRHRRPLISPARLNLKGQKLLLFSPPGEAPNTPSSSEEHLTPNGSLFIEPPQLPQRNCTRDTKHNMDMRSMLARDGAACSSHSIKKEDDSSQSSACVVDTTTKGCSEETAPWKAPVGPSLVRGLLAVSLAINALFTSAYLYQSLR; this is translated from the exons ATGGAGGGAGTGAGCGCGCTGCTGGCCAGCTACCCCACCGCCGGCCTGGCGGGAGGCCTGGGGATCACGGCGTGCGCCGCCGCCGGCGTGCTGCTCTACCGGATCGCGCGGAG GGTGAAGCCAACCCATACGGTGGTCAACTGCTGGTTCTGCAACCAGGATACACTGGTGCCCTATGGCAATCGCAACTGCTGGGACTGCCCCCACTGCGAGCAGTACAACGGCTTCCAAGAG AATGGAGACTACAACAAGCCAATCCCAGCACAGTACATGGAACACCTGAACCACGTGGTGAGCGGTGCACCTAGTCCCCGGGACCCCACACAGCCGCAGCAGTGGGTGAGCAGCCAGGTCCTGCTATGTAGGAGGTGCAGCCACCACCAGACCACCAAGATCAAGCAGCTGGCCGCTTTCACGCCACGTGAGGAG GGCCGGTATGATGAGGAGATTGAGGTGTACCGCCACCACTTGGAGCAGATGTACAAGCTGTGCCGCCCATGCCAGGCAGCTGTTGAGTACTACATCAAACACCAGAACCGTCAGCTGCGTGCCCTGCTGCTCAGCCACCAGTTCCGGCGCCGAGAGGTTGACCAGGCCCATGGACAG agcTTGAGCTCCTCGGCAATGAGGGCCCCCTTCCAGGTCATCCTGCTCCGTGCCCTGGCCTTCCTGGCTTGTGCCTTCTTGTTGTCCACTACACTGTATGGCCCCAGCGAACCCTTCACCACAGGGGCTGTCCTGCCCCCGGCCCTACCTCCTGGGGGCAACAGCTCTGCTGCCTCAGACAACACTACTACTCAGGCCGAGGGCTGGCAGCAGCTACTGAGCTTGTTGCCAGCGCACACCACAGAGAAGCTACATGAGGCCTGGGCCTTCGGACAGAGCCACCAGACCGGCATTGTGGCAGGGGGCCTGCTTACCTGCCTGCTGGCCATGATACTGGCTGGCCGTATCAG GCTCCGACGCATCGATGCCTTCTCCACCTGTCTCTGGGCCCTGCTGCTGGGGCTGCACCTGGCGGAACAGTATCTGCAGGCTGCTTCACCCAGCTGGCTAGACACACTGAAGCTCAGCACCACATCCCTGTGCTGTTTGGTGGGCTTCACCGCAGCTGTGGCTACAAGGAAAGCGACAGGTCCACGGAGGTTCCGGCCCCGCAG GTACTTCTCAGGAGACTCTGCCAGCCTTTTcccctccagccccagcctggcCATGCCCTGCCCAAGCATCACAACCTCACCAGCGTCCCTGTTCATACCTACCCCACCCGGCTTCCTGCCTCTTACTAAGCAACAGCTGTTCCGATCTCCCCGGCGGGTGTCACCCTCCTCGCTGCCAGGCCGCCTCAACCGGGCCCTCTCACTGGGAACCATACCTTCTCTGACCCGGACAG ACTCAGGATACCTGTTCAGCGGGAGTCGCCCACCATCTCGGGTATCTCCACCTGGGGAGGTTTCTCTTTCAG ATTACTTCTCTCTGCTGTCGAGCAGCTTTCCCGCTCCCCCTCTCGCTTCCCCAGCACCTTCGGTGGCCAGCTCCATGGCCTCCAGCTCTGGCTCCCTGCGCCACCGCAGGCCCCTCATCAGCCCTGCCCGGCTCAACCTGAAAGGGCAGAAACTGCTACTCTTCTCACCCCCGGGGGAAGCGCCCAATACTCCCAGCAGCTCGGAAGAGCACTTGACACCCAATGGCAGCCTCTTCATTGAGCCTCCTCAGCTCCCCCAGAGGAATTGCACACGGGACACCAAACACAACATGG ACATGAGGTCCATGCTGGCGAGAGACGGCGCCGCCTGCAGCAGCCACTCCATCAAGAAAGAGGATGACTCGTCACAGTCCTCCGCCTGCGTGGTTGACACCACCACCAAAGGGTGCTCGGAGGAGACTGCTCCCTGGAAAG CTCCTGTTGGCCCTTCTCTTGTCCGGGGCCTCCTGGCTGTGAGCCTGGCCATCAATGCCCTCTTCACCTCAGCCTATCTGTACCAGAGCCTGCGCTGA
- the Tmem201 gene encoding transmembrane protein 201 isoform X3, producing MEGVSALLASYPTAGLAGGLGITACAAAGVLLYRIARRVKPTHTVVNCWFCNQDTLVPYGNRNCWDCPHCEQYNGFQENGDYNKPIPAQYMEHLNHVVSGAPSPRDPTQPQQWVSSQVLLCRRCSHHQTTKIKQLAAFTPREEGRYDEEIEVYRHHLEQMYKLCRPCQAAVEYYIKHQNRQLRALLLSHQFRRREVDQAHGQSLSSSAMRAPFQVILLRALAFLACAFLLSTTLYGPSEPFTTGAVLPPALPPGGNSSAASDNTTTQAEGWQQLLSLLPAHTTEKLHEAWAFGQSHQTGIVAGGLLTCLLAMILAGRIRLRRIDAFSTCLWALLLGLHLAEQYLQAASPSWLDTLKLSTTSLCCLVGFTAAVATRKATGPRRFRPRRYFSGDSASLFPSSPSLAMPCPSITTSPASLFIPTPPGFLPLTKQQLFRSPRRVSPSSLPGRLNRALSLGTIPSLTRTDSGYLFSGSRPPSRVSPPGEVSLSDYFSLLSSSFPAPPLASPAPSVASSMASSSGSLRHRRPLISPARLNLKGQKLLLFSPPGEAPNTPSSSEEHLTPNGSLFIEPPQLPQRNCTRDTKHNMDMRSMLARDGAACSSHSIKKEDDSSQSSACVVDTTTKGCSEETAPWKDCRHQLCLVLTL from the exons ATGGAGGGAGTGAGCGCGCTGCTGGCCAGCTACCCCACCGCCGGCCTGGCGGGAGGCCTGGGGATCACGGCGTGCGCCGCCGCCGGCGTGCTGCTCTACCGGATCGCGCGGAG GGTGAAGCCAACCCATACGGTGGTCAACTGCTGGTTCTGCAACCAGGATACACTGGTGCCCTATGGCAATCGCAACTGCTGGGACTGCCCCCACTGCGAGCAGTACAACGGCTTCCAAGAG AATGGAGACTACAACAAGCCAATCCCAGCACAGTACATGGAACACCTGAACCACGTGGTGAGCGGTGCACCTAGTCCCCGGGACCCCACACAGCCGCAGCAGTGGGTGAGCAGCCAGGTCCTGCTATGTAGGAGGTGCAGCCACCACCAGACCACCAAGATCAAGCAGCTGGCCGCTTTCACGCCACGTGAGGAG GGCCGGTATGATGAGGAGATTGAGGTGTACCGCCACCACTTGGAGCAGATGTACAAGCTGTGCCGCCCATGCCAGGCAGCTGTTGAGTACTACATCAAACACCAGAACCGTCAGCTGCGTGCCCTGCTGCTCAGCCACCAGTTCCGGCGCCGAGAGGTTGACCAGGCCCATGGACAG agcTTGAGCTCCTCGGCAATGAGGGCCCCCTTCCAGGTCATCCTGCTCCGTGCCCTGGCCTTCCTGGCTTGTGCCTTCTTGTTGTCCACTACACTGTATGGCCCCAGCGAACCCTTCACCACAGGGGCTGTCCTGCCCCCGGCCCTACCTCCTGGGGGCAACAGCTCTGCTGCCTCAGACAACACTACTACTCAGGCCGAGGGCTGGCAGCAGCTACTGAGCTTGTTGCCAGCGCACACCACAGAGAAGCTACATGAGGCCTGGGCCTTCGGACAGAGCCACCAGACCGGCATTGTGGCAGGGGGCCTGCTTACCTGCCTGCTGGCCATGATACTGGCTGGCCGTATCAG GCTCCGACGCATCGATGCCTTCTCCACCTGTCTCTGGGCCCTGCTGCTGGGGCTGCACCTGGCGGAACAGTATCTGCAGGCTGCTTCACCCAGCTGGCTAGACACACTGAAGCTCAGCACCACATCCCTGTGCTGTTTGGTGGGCTTCACCGCAGCTGTGGCTACAAGGAAAGCGACAGGTCCACGGAGGTTCCGGCCCCGCAG GTACTTCTCAGGAGACTCTGCCAGCCTTTTcccctccagccccagcctggcCATGCCCTGCCCAAGCATCACAACCTCACCAGCGTCCCTGTTCATACCTACCCCACCCGGCTTCCTGCCTCTTACTAAGCAACAGCTGTTCCGATCTCCCCGGCGGGTGTCACCCTCCTCGCTGCCAGGCCGCCTCAACCGGGCCCTCTCACTGGGAACCATACCTTCTCTGACCCGGACAG ACTCAGGATACCTGTTCAGCGGGAGTCGCCCACCATCTCGGGTATCTCCACCTGGGGAGGTTTCTCTTTCAG ATTACTTCTCTCTGCTGTCGAGCAGCTTTCCCGCTCCCCCTCTCGCTTCCCCAGCACCTTCGGTGGCCAGCTCCATGGCCTCCAGCTCTGGCTCCCTGCGCCACCGCAGGCCCCTCATCAGCCCTGCCCGGCTCAACCTGAAAGGGCAGAAACTGCTACTCTTCTCACCCCCGGGGGAAGCGCCCAATACTCCCAGCAGCTCGGAAGAGCACTTGACACCCAATGGCAGCCTCTTCATTGAGCCTCCTCAGCTCCCCCAGAGGAATTGCACACGGGACACCAAACACAACATGG ACATGAGGTCCATGCTGGCGAGAGACGGCGCCGCCTGCAGCAGCCACTCCATCAAGAAAGAGGATGACTCGTCACAGTCCTCCGCCTGCGTGGTTGACACCACCACCAAAGGGTGCTCGGAGGAGACTGCTCCCTGGAAAG ACTGCAGACATCAGCTGTGTTTGGTGCTGACACTCTGA